Proteins encoded by one window of Streptomyces clavuligerus:
- a CDS encoding MarC family protein — protein sequence MFDAAVFGSLFLTLFVIMDPPGVTPIFLALTSGRPAKVQRRMAWQAVAVAFGVITVFGLVGQQILDYLHVSVPALMIAGGLLLLLIALDLLTGKTDEPKQTKDVNVALVPLGMPLLAGPGAIVSVILAVQNADGAAEQISVWAAIAAIHAVLWLAMRYSLGIIRVIKDGGVVLVTRLAGMMLSAIAVQQIINGVTQVVQGA from the coding sequence GTGTTCGACGCCGCCGTCTTCGGCTCGCTCTTCCTGACCCTTTTCGTGATCATGGACCCGCCCGGGGTCACCCCGATCTTCCTCGCGCTGACCTCCGGGCGTCCCGCCAAGGTGCAGCGGCGGATGGCCTGGCAGGCCGTCGCCGTCGCCTTCGGTGTGATCACCGTCTTCGGCCTGGTCGGCCAGCAGATCCTGGACTATCTGCATGTCTCCGTGCCCGCGCTGATGATCGCGGGCGGGCTGTTGCTGCTGCTGATCGCGCTCGATCTGCTGACCGGTAAGACCGACGAACCCAAGCAGACCAAGGACGTCAATGTGGCGCTCGTGCCGCTGGGCATGCCGCTGCTGGCCGGTCCCGGCGCGATCGTCTCGGTGATCCTCGCGGTGCAGAACGCGGACGGGGCCGCCGAGCAGATCTCTGTCTGGGCGGCGATCGCGGCCATCCACGCGGTGCTCTGGCTGGCCATGCGCTATTCGCTCGGCATCATCCGGGTGATCAAGGACGGCGGGGTGGTGCTGGTGACCCGGCTGGCCGGAATGATGCTCTCGGCCATCGCCGTGCAGCAGATCATCAACGGGGTGACCCAGGTGGTCCAGGGCGCCTGA
- a CDS encoding PHP domain-containing protein yields MRIDLHTHSTASDGTDTPAELVRNAAAAGLDVVALTDHDTTRGHAEAIAALPEGLTLVTGAELSCALDGMSMHLLAYLFDPAEPELLRERELLRDDRVPRARAMVAKLRELGVPITWERVAEIAGDGSVGRPHLASALVELGVVPTVSDAFTQEWIADGGRAHVVKHELDPFAAVRLVKAAGGVAVLAHPGAAKRGRSVSDSTIAELAAAGLDGIEVDHMDHDAETRARLRDLASGLSLLTFGSSDYHGSRKDIALGAYTTDPEIYGEITRRATGAFPVPGAGGLPA; encoded by the coding sequence GCGTATCGACCTGCACACCCACTCCACGGCGTCGGACGGTACGGACACCCCCGCCGAGCTGGTGCGCAACGCCGCCGCCGCGGGTCTGGACGTCGTCGCGCTCACCGACCACGACACCACCCGGGGCCACGCCGAGGCGATCGCCGCGCTCCCCGAGGGGCTGACCCTGGTCACCGGCGCCGAGTTGTCCTGCGCCCTCGACGGCATGAGCATGCATCTGCTGGCGTACCTCTTCGACCCGGCCGAGCCCGAGCTGCTGCGCGAGCGCGAGCTGCTGCGGGACGACCGGGTGCCGCGTGCCCGGGCCATGGTCGCCAAGCTGCGGGAGCTGGGCGTCCCGATCACCTGGGAGCGGGTCGCCGAGATCGCCGGGGACGGCTCGGTGGGCCGTCCGCACCTCGCCAGCGCGCTGGTGGAGCTGGGTGTGGTCCCCACCGTCTCGGACGCCTTCACCCAGGAGTGGATCGCCGACGGCGGCCGGGCCCATGTCGTCAAACACGAACTCGACCCCTTCGCCGCCGTCCGCCTGGTCAAGGCCGCGGGAGGTGTCGCCGTCCTGGCGCACCCCGGCGCGGCGAAGCGGGGACGTTCCGTCTCCGACTCGACCATCGCCGAGCTGGCCGCCGCCGGGCTCGACGGCATCGAGGTCGACCACATGGACCACGACGCCGAAACCCGTGCGCGGTTGCGTGACCTCGCCTCCGGTCTCTCCCTGCTGACCTTCGGGTCCAGCGACTACCACGGCAGCCGCAAGGACATCGCGCTCGGCGCGTACACCACGGACCCGGAGATCTACGGCGAGATCACCCGCCGGGCGACGGGGGCGTTCCCCGTGCCCGGCGCCGGGGGACTCCCCGCGTAA